A stretch of the Malus sylvestris chromosome 10, drMalSylv7.2, whole genome shotgun sequence genome encodes the following:
- the LOC126584751 gene encoding uncharacterized protein LOC126584751 — translation MLQRSEWDFPSSWVFAMKLGNQQNDFDSSFEQSLSGSFRKFTSGLLQNDMGLLSPGHSSNGSFRRSNSVMSTHSGASASSKFASSSRRVSKGLKDYSRKLVDLELFTDCIRDWVSENSCEDSATGFGPPFMIDELRKLDVALEGVLFQQLVRMPCSPYVSGDPNEDEYLALEDFLHAVVSGLWHAFWHKRGELPLFVSCPRSLGSKFYSVEKAISRGGLRKLCGLALISKIGSDQQVQWDQIMEFALFKPDILSGNELKLSASVVCEALFYGFHILVSRCLSKVKATNSSSVFLLVLDSKYGGVVKLGGDLSKLELNSTNPYKSAVEWIKNHAEVSVSPVDRLWNKFGNANWGDLGTLQVLLATYNAIVQWNGPPRKSIASLVSNHSLRLQKRRMEFCLGGNENGLVPYLQQSSHQQGEIVEVDQTNSQVFKHSASRLKLNQGEVLLLEDQQQGQKTFQVQESLVAGIHYLYSAVCLDYPTQLLTLYIGAHPTKLEPCWEDMSLWYQVQRQTKVLNIFKHQGITSKYLPEMIASGRILHSGPCKKQTPGGRCDHPLCGTPILVTSPVGEPVSYVVSQDGPLSPKEAIRCCRDCLAALRSATMANVQHGDICPENIIRVDDEQGSRNSGFYVPISWGRAVLEDRDSPAINLQFSSSHALQHGKLCPSSDAESLVYLMLFVSGGTMQQQDSIESALQWRETSWAKRSIQQQLGEVSPLLKAFADYVDSLSGTPYPVDYGIWLKRFSRAVDGVGDRGKMIEEVAVTLRLKDVAESSGTSGGS, via the exons ATGCTTCAGAGATCTGAATGGGACTTTCCAAGCTCTTGGGTTTTCG CAATGAAATTAGGTAATCAACAAAACGATTTCGATTCGTCTTTTGAGCaaagtttgagtggaagttttAGAAAGTTCACATCTGGTTTGCTACAAAATGATATGGGATTGCTGTCTCCGGGCCATAGCTCCAATGGTAGTTTTCGGAGGTCTAACTCCGTTATGTCCACACATTCCGGCGCTTCAGCTTCAAGCAAGTTTGCCTCTTCTTCCAGAAGAGTGTCCAAGGGGCTAAAGGACTATTCAAGGAAACTTGTTGACCTCGAATTGTTCACAGATTGTATTCGGGATTGGGTTTCGGAGAATTCGTGCGAAGATTCAGCAACTGGTTTTGGTCCTCCCTTTATGATCGATGAATTGCGCAAGCTTGATGTGGCATTGGAGGGTGTTTTGTTTCAGCAACTTGTCCGGATGCCATGCTCACCTTATGTTTCCGGTGATCCAAATGAAGACGAATATCTTGCGTTGGAAGACTTCCTTCATGCTGTAGTGAGTGGTTTGTGGCATGCATTTTGGCATAAAAGAGGTGAGCTTCCGCTATTTGTATCTTGTCCGCGTtctcttggatccaagttttaTAGTGTAGAGAAGGCGATTTCAAGGGGAGGGCTTAGAAAGCTATGTGGTTTAGCATTGATATCGAAAATTGGGAGTGATCAGCAAGTCCAATGGGATCAAATCATGGAGTTTGCCCTGTTTAAACCTGATATATTGTCCGGAAATGAGTTGAAATTATCAGCTTCCGTTGTCTGTGAAGCCCTCTTTTATGGTTTTCATATACTTGTTTCTAGGTGTTTGAGCAAGGTTAAAGCTACAAACAGCAGTTCTGTTTTCCTTTTGGTTCTGGATTCTAAATACGGAGGGGTGGTTAAACTTGGAGGTGATCTTAGTAAACTCGAATTAAACTCAACTAACCCGTACAAGTCTGCGGTTGAATGGATAAAGAACCATGCTGAAGTCTCTGTTTCTCCAGTGGATCGGCTATGGAACAAATTCGGGAATGCAAATTGGGGAGACCTAGGAACTCTGCAGGTACTTTTGGCAACTTACAACGCTATTGTACAATGGAATGGGCCGCCAAGGAAGTCAATAGCTTCATTAGTCTCGAATCACAGCCTTCGCCTTCAGAAGCGTAGGATGGAGTTCTGCCTCGGTGGGAATGAGAATGGTCTGGTTCCTTACCTACAACAATCTAGTCATCAACAAGGAGAGATTGTTGAAGTTGACCAAACTAATAGTCAAGTTTTCAAACACAGTGCTTCGCGTTTAAAGCTTAATCAAGGTGAGGTTTTACTGCTGGAAGATCAACAGCAGGGGCAGAAAACTTTCCAAGTACAAGAGTCTCTGGTGGCAGGGATCCATTACCTCTATAGTGCAGTTTGTCTAGATTATCCGACACAGTTGTTGACTTTATACATTGGCGCGCATCCGACCAAACTTGAACCTTGTTGGGAGGACATGAGTCTTTGGTACCAAGTGCAGAGGCAAACAAAAGTGCTAAATATCTTCAAGCATCAGGGAATTACAAGCAAATATTTGCCGGAAATGATTGCCTCTGGGAGGATTTTACATTCTGGCCCCTGCAAGAAGCAGACCCCCGGGGGTCGATGTGATCATCCGTTGTGTGGGACGCCAATACTAGTGACATCTCCAGTTGGTGAACCTGTTTCATATGTTGTTTCTCAAGATGGACCCCTTTCCCCCAAGGAGGCAATTCGCTGCTGCAGAGACTGCCTAGCTGCTCTAAGAAGTGCCACAATGGCAAATGTCCAACATGGTGATATTTGTCCGGAAAACATAATTCGTGTCGATGACGAACAAGGTTCAAGAAACAGTGGTTTCTACGTTCCAATATCATGGGGCCGCGCAGTTTTGGAAGACCGGGACAGTCCAGCTATAAACCTACAGTTCTCCTCTTCTCATGCACTTCAGCATGGGAAACTTTGTCCATCATCAGACGCTGAAAGCCTTGTTTACCTTATGTTGTTCGTAAGCGGGGGAACAATGCAGCAGCAGGACTCAATCGaatctgccttgcaatggagggagACAAGCTGGGCAAAGCGTTCGATCCAACAACAGCTGGGTGAGGTTTCACCACTCCTCAAGGCATTTGCTGACTACGTGGACAGTCTCTCTGGAACACCATATCCTGTGGACTATGGCATATGGTTGAAGAGATTCAGCAGGGCCGTGGACGGCGTGGGAGATAGGGGTAAAATGATCGAAGAAGTGGCGGTAACGTTGAGATTGAAGGATGTTGCTGAGTCCTCAGGAACATCTGGAGGATCCTAG
- the LOC126584756 gene encoding uncharacterized protein LOC126584756, whose protein sequence is MSLLSKLRCITVDVTGTLLAYKGELGDYYCMAAKAVGLECPDYKRVHEGFKYAYKDMATKYPCFGHAAKMPNIVWWKTCVRDSFIRAGYHYDEETFEKVFRRIYASFGSSAPYSIFPDSQPFLRWVHEQGLKVGIISNAEYRYRDVILPALGVHQGTDWDFGVFSGIEGVEKPNPKIYELALKRAGNLSPDEVLHIGDSMRKDYVPATSIGMHALLLDRFKTSDADEWRKSGAVVLPDLEAAKEWLTSQKSAS, encoded by the exons ATGTCATTGTTGTCAAAGTTGCGGTGCATTACAGTGGATGTTACTGGCACATTGCTAGCTTACAAGGGGGAGCTTGGTGACTACTATTGCATGGCAGCCAAAGCTGTAGGGCTGGAATGCCCTGACTACAAAAGGGTGCATGAGGGCTTCAAATATGCATATAAAGACATGGCCACCAAGTATCCATGTTTCGGGCATGCTGCGAAAATGCCCAACATCGTATGGTGGAAAACTTGTGTCAGAGACTCCTTTATAAGG gCTGGATATCATTACGATGAGGAGACATTTGAGAAAGTGTTCCGACGTATATATGCATCCTTTGGTTCCTCTGCTCCTTATTCCATCTTTCCTGACTCCCAACCCTTTCTAAGATGGGTCCATGAACAAGGTCTTAAAGTTGGAATTATTAGCAATGCAGAATACCGTTATCGAGATGTAATTCTTCCAGCCTTGGGTGTGCACCAG GGAACTGATTGGGATTTTGGAGTGTTCTCTGGTATAGAGGGTGTGGAGAAACCAAACCCGAAGATTTATGAGCTTGCGCTCAAAAGGGCTGGAAATCTGTCACCGGATGAGGTTCTGCACATAGGGGACAGCATGCGCAAAGATTATGTCCCAGCAACAAGTATTGGGATGCATGCATTGTTATTGGATAGGTTCAAGACATCTGATGCCGATGAGTGGAGGAAATCTGGCGCAGTTGTCCTTCCCGACTTGGAAGCTGCAAAAGAATGGCTTACTTCACAGAAGTCAGCAAGCTGA
- the LOC126584757 gene encoding proteasome subunit alpha type-4: MSRRYDSRTTIFSPEGRLYQVEYAMEAIGNAGTAIGILSKDGVVLVGEKKVTSKLLQTSTSTEKMYKIDDHVACAVAGIMSDANILINTARVQAQRYTFAYQEPMPVEQLVQSLCDTKQGYTQFGGLRPFGVSFLFAGWDKNYGFQLYMSDPSGNYGGWKAAAIGANNQAAQSMLKQDYKDEITREEAVELALKVLSKTMDSTSLTSDKLELAEVFVLPSGKVKYQVCSPDALSKLLVKSGVTQPAAEAS; this comes from the coding sequence ATGTCTCGAAGGTATGACAGCCGCACAACGATCTTCTCTCCTGAAGGTCGTCTCTACCAAGTTGAGTATGCTATGGAGGCCATTGGAAACGCAGGGACTGCAATTGGGATATTGTCGAAAGATGGAGTTGTGTTGGTAGGTGAAAAGAAGGTGACTTCCAAGCTCCTTCAGACCTCTACATCAACAGAGAAGATGTACAAGATTGATGACCATGTCGCATGTGCAGTGGCTGGGATAATGTCTGATGCCAACATCTTGATCAACACAGCCAGGGTCCAAGCACAGCGCTACACATTTGCTTACCAAGAGCCAATGCCTGTTGAACAACTAGTCCAATCTCTGTGTGACACCAAACAAGGCTACACGCAGTTTGGTGGGCTCCGTCCATTTGGCGTTTCGTTTCTGTTTGCAGGTTGGGACAAAAACTACGGTTTTCAGCTGTACATGAGCGACCCAAGTGGAAACTATGGCGGTTGGAAGGCTGCGGCCATTGGGGCAAACAACCAGGCAGCACAGTCAATGCTGAAGCAGGACTACAAGGATGAAATAACAAGAGAAGAGGCAGTTGAGCTTGCGCTGAAGGTGCTGAGCAAGACAATGGACAGCACTAGTCTGACATCCGATAAGCTCGAGTTGGCGGAAGTCTTTGTCTTGCCTTCGGGTAAGGTGAAGTACCAGGTGTGCTCCCCTGATGCACTGAGCAAACTGTTGGTGAAGAGTGGAGTGACTCAACCTGCCGCCGAGGCCTCTTAG